From the genome of Chitinispirillales bacterium ANBcel5, one region includes:
- the groL gene encoding chaperonin GroEL (60 kDa chaperone family; promotes refolding of misfolded polypeptides especially under stressful conditions; forms two stacked rings of heptamers to form a barrel-shaped 14mer; ends can be capped by GroES; misfolded proteins enter the barrel where they are refolded when GroES binds), producing MAGKQLAFDITARDKLLKGIDVLAGAVRVTLGPRGRNVVLEKSFGSPTVTKDGVTVAKEIELEDKFENMGAQMVKEVASKTSDIAGDGTTTATVLAQVISRFGIKNVTAGANAMAVKRGIDKAVRVIVDRLQKDSKPIAGKKEIAQVGAISANNDKEIGDLIADAMEKVGKDGVITVEEAKGIETNLEVVEGMQFDRGYLSPYFVTNPETMECILDDPMILIFDKKVSAMKDLLPILEKVAQMGKPLLIIAEDVEGEALATLVVNKLRGTLKIAAVKAPGFGDRRKAMLEDIAVLTGGILVSEEAGFKLENTTIDSLGQAKRVSIDKENTTIIEGAGKTDDIKGRVNQIRKQIEETTSDYDREKLQERLAKLAGGVAVINIGAATESEMKEKKARVEDALHATRAAVEEGIVAGGGVALIRSASALDGFTLDDNDENIGVDIIRRACEEPLRMIVSNAGLESSVVCNEVKNGKGSYGFNAYSNKYEDLIEAGVIDPTKVTRTALENAASIASLVLTTECIVSEMPKEDEAPAGGAPGMGGMDGMGGMGGMGGMGGMM from the coding sequence ATGGCTGGAAAGCAACTCGCCTTCGATATCACTGCACGTGATAAGCTGCTAAAAGGTATTGATGTTCTTGCCGGTGCGGTTCGTGTTACACTGGGGCCACGTGGACGTAATGTAGTACTTGAGAAAAGCTTTGGTTCACCAACGGTTACCAAAGATGGTGTTACTGTGGCAAAAGAAATCGAGCTTGAGGACAAGTTTGAAAATATGGGTGCACAGATGGTTAAAGAGGTGGCATCAAAAACCAGTGATATCGCTGGGGATGGTACTACCACTGCTACTGTGTTGGCTCAGGTCATCTCCCGTTTTGGAATCAAAAATGTAACAGCCGGTGCTAACGCTATGGCCGTTAAACGGGGTATTGATAAAGCCGTCAGAGTAATTGTTGACAGGCTTCAGAAAGATTCTAAACCTATCGCCGGAAAAAAAGAGATCGCTCAGGTTGGTGCTATCTCTGCCAACAATGACAAAGAAATTGGTGATCTTATTGCCGATGCAATGGAAAAGGTTGGTAAAGACGGTGTGATCACTGTTGAAGAGGCTAAGGGTATTGAGACAAACCTTGAAGTCGTTGAAGGGATGCAGTTTGATCGCGGCTACCTCTCTCCCTATTTTGTAACGAATCCAGAAACTATGGAATGTATCCTTGATGATCCAATGATTCTTATTTTCGATAAGAAGGTAAGTGCCATGAAGGATCTTCTGCCTATTCTGGAAAAAGTCGCTCAGATGGGTAAACCACTCCTTATTATTGCAGAGGATGTAGAGGGCGAAGCGCTTGCTACACTAGTTGTCAATAAGCTTCGCGGAACGCTTAAGATCGCTGCAGTGAAAGCTCCGGGTTTCGGTGACCGTCGTAAGGCAATGCTTGAGGATATTGCTGTACTCACAGGTGGTATTCTTGTATCTGAAGAAGCCGGTTTTAAGCTCGAAAACACTACAATCGATTCACTGGGTCAGGCAAAAAGAGTATCTATCGATAAGGAAAATACTACAATTATCGAGGGTGCTGGAAAAACTGATGACATCAAGGGACGTGTTAATCAGATCAGAAAACAGATTGAGGAAACTACATCTGATTATGATCGTGAAAAGCTCCAGGAGCGCCTTGCCAAGTTAGCCGGTGGTGTTGCAGTGATAAACATCGGTGCAGCAACTGAGTCAGAAATGAAGGAGAAGAAGGCAAGAGTTGAGGATGCTCTTCATGCAACCCGTGCTGCAGTTGAAGAAGGGATTGTAGCTGGTGGTGGAGTTGCACTGATTCGCTCTGCAAGTGCACTTGATGGGTTCACGCTTGATGACAATGATGAAAATATCGGCGTAGATATTATCCGCAGAGCATGCGAAGAACCTCTGCGCATGATTGTTTCCAACGCCGGTCTGGAATCATCAGTTGTATGCAATGAGGTAAAGAACGGTAAAGGCTCATATGGTTTCAATGCTTATTCCAATAAGTATGAAGACCTTATTGAGGCTGGTGTTATCGATCCTACCAAGGTAACACGTACTGCGCTTGAGAATGCTGCAAGTATTGCAAGCCTCGTTCTTACCACTGAATGTATCGTCTCTGAGATGCCTAAGGAAGACGAGGCACCTGCCGGTGGCGCTCCTGGTATGGGCGGCATGGATGGCATGGGCGGTATGGGTGGTATGGGCGGTATGGGTGGTATGATGTAA
- a CDS encoding tetratricopeptide repeat protein, translating to MSNAFLEAIIEPKKTPEMLIQPLLNTLSRLGLSESEQFIILRVTKYSLALCLVAVVGFWAATFFTHKTTNVPLSSSGSQQNLSLNTLDLKAHRYIANSLMQKGQPEKAINHFHRLLETDSEEFGIRKNLANAYLNAGHFEEALSALKQLLKEDTPDSLHAVLQAQKGITLFYLGEHNRSLNALRSSLDIAPNTPEALCFMGQIEASRSIPSPQAEKLLKRSIEVDSQYVEGWYQLARYYTQTGEYLEARKLLLEALHINPLHERSHSRLGMVYYYLNKADASLRSYKTALALNPDDFNTRYNLGKLYYTLIGDTHKALHQFNRALEKYPYHPEANFKSGLICLKNGMVKEAIRFFTNSLKQTPGDVRKLLQLANAYERLGNRDEALRVYRKITDIDPLNSIAFRKIRSLSD from the coding sequence TTGAGCAATGCATTCCTTGAAGCAATAATTGAGCCAAAAAAAACACCAGAAATGTTGATACAACCATTACTTAATACTCTCTCCAGGCTTGGGCTCTCTGAGTCGGAGCAATTTATTATCCTACGGGTTACAAAGTATTCACTGGCTCTTTGCCTCGTTGCAGTAGTGGGCTTCTGGGCAGCTACCTTTTTTACTCACAAAACAACAAATGTACCACTATCCTCATCCGGTTCCCAGCAAAATTTGTCCTTAAACACCCTCGACCTTAAGGCTCACCGATATATCGCCAATTCCCTGATGCAAAAAGGGCAACCTGAAAAAGCTATCAATCATTTTCACAGGCTGCTTGAGACTGATAGCGAAGAGTTCGGTATCAGGAAAAATCTTGCAAATGCATATCTGAATGCAGGACATTTTGAGGAAGCACTTTCTGCACTAAAACAACTTCTTAAAGAAGACACACCCGATTCGTTACACGCTGTTCTTCAGGCCCAAAAGGGTATCACACTCTTTTACCTGGGCGAGCATAATAGAAGTTTAAATGCCCTTAGAAGTAGTCTCGATATTGCACCAAACACGCCTGAAGCACTCTGTTTTATGGGACAGATCGAAGCTTCCAGATCTATTCCCTCCCCGCAGGCTGAGAAGTTACTTAAAAGAAGCATTGAAGTGGATTCTCAGTATGTGGAAGGTTGGTACCAGCTTGCCCGCTACTATACTCAGACAGGAGAGTATTTAGAAGCCCGAAAACTTCTACTTGAAGCATTACATATTAACCCCCTTCATGAGAGAAGTCATTCACGTCTGGGGATGGTATATTATTATCTAAATAAAGCCGATGCGTCCTTGAGGTCATACAAAACAGCCTTAGCCCTTAATCCCGATGATTTCAATACCAGATACAACCTGGGCAAACTTTATTACACTCTCATCGGCGATACACACAAAGCTCTTCACCAGTTCAATCGTGCACTTGAAAAATACCCGTACCATCCAGAAGCTAACTTTAAATCAGGCCTTATTTGTTTAAAAAACGGGATGGTAAAAGAAGCTATCAGGTTTTTTACCAATTCGCTCAAGCAGACTCCAGGCGATGTCCGTAAACTGTTACAACTTGCCAATGCTTATGAACGACTGGGCAACAGAGATGAGGCGTTAAGAGTATACCGCAAGATTACAGATATAGACCCTCTTAACAGTATAGCTTTTCGAAAAATTAGAAGTTTATCGGATTGA
- the dnaJ gene encoding molecular chaperone DnaJ, whose amino-acid sequence MAKSDYYEILGVSRDASEDEIKKAYRKLAVKYHPDKNPGDKEAEEKFRDATQAYEILKDPQKRQQYDQFGHAAFEGAAAGGGGFGGFGAGGFDISDALRAFMNDFGGDSIFGDLFGWGGSRGRRGAGGGAARGKDLQIRLSLSLEEIATGVKKTLKLKRMDHCSVCKGTGSKSGKRNVCQTCQGSGRVRQVANSFFGQVIQESVCPSCRGEGYVVADKCNACTGTGLQKVDSTIEVDIPAGVSEGNYINVPGKGNAGPNKGPSGDLIVLISEKPHEFFKRHGADLTCDIDLSFSDAALGVSKTIPTLDGKVNLKIPSGTQSEKTFRLRSKGLPVVNRREQGDLLVRVHVRTPEKLNRAAKKMFEELKEMGY is encoded by the coding sequence ATGGCCAAATCTGATTATTATGAAATATTAGGTGTATCCAGAGATGCAAGTGAGGATGAAATAAAGAAGGCTTATAGAAAATTGGCCGTTAAATATCATCCCGATAAAAATCCCGGTGACAAGGAAGCCGAGGAAAAGTTCCGTGATGCCACTCAGGCTTATGAAATACTAAAAGATCCTCAAAAGAGACAGCAGTATGATCAGTTTGGGCATGCTGCCTTTGAAGGGGCTGCTGCAGGCGGGGGTGGTTTTGGAGGTTTTGGAGCCGGGGGGTTTGATATCTCTGATGCACTTCGTGCGTTCATGAATGATTTTGGTGGTGATTCCATTTTTGGTGATCTTTTTGGCTGGGGAGGCTCAAGAGGCCGAAGAGGCGCTGGAGGTGGTGCTGCCCGTGGTAAAGATCTTCAGATAAGACTCTCCCTTTCTCTGGAGGAGATTGCCACAGGGGTGAAAAAAACGCTGAAACTTAAAAGAATGGATCACTGCTCAGTATGTAAGGGTACCGGATCAAAAAGCGGGAAGCGAAATGTGTGTCAGACATGCCAGGGAAGTGGCAGGGTGCGCCAGGTTGCAAACTCATTTTTTGGCCAGGTAATTCAGGAAAGCGTGTGCCCATCATGCAGGGGTGAGGGATATGTGGTTGCAGATAAATGCAATGCCTGTACCGGTACCGGATTACAAAAGGTAGACTCTACTATTGAGGTTGATATTCCCGCTGGTGTTTCTGAAGGTAACTATATCAATGTGCCGGGAAAGGGAAATGCGGGGCCAAATAAAGGCCCATCAGGGGACTTAATAGTATTAATCTCAGAAAAACCTCATGAGTTTTTTAAACGTCATGGAGCTGATCTTACCTGTGATATCGATCTGTCTTTTTCAGATGCAGCGCTTGGGGTCTCAAAGACTATACCTACTTTGGATGGAAAAGTGAACCTAAAGATTCCATCAGGAACACAATCCGAGAAAACTTTTCGACTGAGGTCAAAGGGGCTTCCGGTGGTTAATAGAAGAGAGCAAGGTGATCTTCTTGTCCGTGTTCATGTGCGTACACCTGAAAAGCTTAACAGGGCAGCAAAAAAAATGTTTGAAGAACTAAAAGAGATGGGGTATTAA
- a CDS encoding integration host factor subunit beta — protein MGNITKKDLVEQISDRTGLTQVDTKIVVESFLEALSTAMLDGNNIEIRGFGRFKVKEKNARTARNPRTNEFIQVEAGYKPVFEASKELRKRVNDAIMGPSEEVDSQTLSTS, from the coding sequence GTGGGAAACATAACAAAAAAAGATTTGGTCGAACAGATTTCAGATCGTACAGGATTAACACAGGTTGATACTAAAATTGTGGTAGAGTCATTTCTTGAAGCACTCTCCACGGCGATGTTGGACGGTAATAATATCGAAATACGGGGTTTTGGCAGATTTAAAGTCAAAGAGAAAAATGCTCGCACAGCACGCAATCCCCGCACTAATGAATTTATCCAGGTCGAAGCAGGCTATAAGCCGGTCTTTGAAGCATCAAAGGAGCTGCGCAAGAGAGTTAATGATGCAATCATGGGTCCATCAGAAGAAGTTGACTCCCAAACCCTTTCTACGAGCTAA
- a CDS encoding PHP domain-containing protein, which yields MIKANTHVHSPYSFSTFGSIDEMVTQAAKEGLDVLGINDFNTFEGYQEFGEICRNHHIYPLYGIEFRSISETEQKLGRRWNDPYDAGILYLCGRALHTPVQMSLDSKNLMNSLWKRSQDHIWKVILKLNQHLKECGLDCALNYNSIRLKYAKNTVRERHIAKALYDELLKNRTNVSDLNDAFKTLFSVSSLPFDSTDAPAVQQQIINRIFKFNKPAYVEYNDQNAINCADAKKLITEAGGIPCYPVLGDVSKTPTEAEKSLEELIDRLKNMGVYAVEFISTRNSIEYLRNCVNHFKRNGFCITFGTEHNTPSYFPLIPSARNETPFDPALKSVASDGACILAAHQELINKSRSGFVDNEGKVTVNACNLHKFIDFGKNILYKKRKQRIKST from the coding sequence ATGATTAAAGCTAACACTCACGTCCACTCTCCCTATTCTTTTAGCACCTTTGGGTCCATCGATGAAATGGTCACACAAGCTGCAAAAGAGGGTCTTGATGTGCTTGGTATAAATGATTTTAACACATTTGAAGGATATCAGGAGTTTGGTGAAATCTGCCGCAACCACCACATCTATCCTTTATACGGAATAGAGTTCAGAAGTATCAGTGAAACTGAGCAGAAACTTGGTCGCCGGTGGAACGATCCCTATGATGCAGGAATTCTCTATTTATGTGGAAGAGCTTTGCATACCCCTGTCCAAATGTCCCTCGATTCAAAAAACCTAATGAACTCACTATGGAAGCGTAGCCAGGATCATATATGGAAGGTCATCCTAAAACTAAATCAACATCTTAAAGAATGTGGCTTAGATTGTGCACTAAATTATAATTCGATACGCCTCAAATATGCCAAAAATACGGTTCGTGAGCGCCATATAGCTAAAGCTCTGTATGATGAATTGCTTAAAAACCGAACGAATGTATCGGACCTAAACGATGCTTTTAAAACCCTTTTTTCAGTTTCCAGTCTGCCTTTCGATAGTACAGATGCCCCTGCAGTGCAGCAGCAGATCATTAACAGAATCTTTAAATTCAATAAACCTGCTTATGTAGAATACAACGATCAAAATGCTATTAATTGCGCTGATGCAAAAAAGCTGATCACTGAAGCTGGCGGGATACCCTGCTATCCAGTTCTGGGAGATGTATCAAAAACGCCTACCGAAGCTGAAAAAAGTTTAGAAGAACTAATTGACCGACTTAAAAATATGGGTGTTTACGCAGTAGAGTTTATCTCTACCAGAAACAGTATTGAGTACCTAAGGAATTGTGTTAATCACTTCAAAAGAAATGGTTTTTGCATTACATTCGGTACCGAACATAATACCCCCAGCTACTTTCCCCTCATCCCTTCGGCTCGCAATGAAACGCCTTTTGATCCTGCACTTAAATCAGTAGCCAGTGACGGAGCCTGCATTCTTGCAGCTCACCAGGAGCTTATAAATAAGTCCCGGTCAGGATTTGTGGATAATGAAGGAAAGGTGACTGTAAACGCCTGCAATTTACATAAATTTATTGATTTTGGTAAAAACATTTTGTATAAAAAACGAAAACAACGCATCAAAAGCACTTGA
- the proC gene encoding pyrroline-5-carboxylate reductase — MDIAVFGCGNMGKALIGGLLKSFGDDVTIHAFDKESSALDDLDLRVHKTVPAKWQSPDVIILSVKPTDFEDALTTIRPLFDQKNFQSLIISVAAGISTSFMQNKLAKSLRICRVMPNTPALIGEGLSAYAMNPNCTEADSNLVKTIFGACGKVVEIKEELMDAITGLSGSGPAFVYSFIEALAEGGVSAGLPFTTALESAAQTVIGAAQMVLKASEHPSVLKAKVTSPGGTTIQGLFALEQGNFKHTVMNAVVKAANRSKELSR; from the coding sequence ATGGATATAGCTGTTTTTGGGTGTGGTAATATGGGGAAGGCCCTGATTGGTGGCCTTCTTAAATCATTTGGTGATGATGTAACCATCCATGCCTTCGATAAAGAAAGTTCTGCTCTGGACGATTTGGATTTGAGGGTACATAAGACCGTGCCTGCAAAGTGGCAATCGCCTGATGTGATCATCCTTTCTGTTAAACCTACTGACTTTGAGGATGCCCTTACTACTATCAGGCCGCTATTTGACCAAAAGAATTTTCAATCACTTATAATCTCTGTCGCTGCTGGTATAAGTACTTCATTTATGCAAAATAAATTGGCAAAAAGTTTACGGATTTGTAGAGTTATGCCTAACACACCGGCTTTAATTGGTGAAGGTTTGAGTGCTTACGCTATGAACCCAAACTGTACAGAAGCGGACTCCAATTTAGTCAAAACCATCTTCGGTGCATGTGGTAAAGTTGTTGAAATCAAGGAAGAGTTGATGGATGCTATAACCGGACTTTCAGGTAGTGGTCCGGCTTTTGTATATAGCTTTATCGAAGCCCTTGCAGAAGGTGGAGTTAGTGCCGGTCTACCCTTCACTACTGCCCTTGAATCTGCGGCTCAAACCGTAATTGGTGCTGCACAGATGGTGCTTAAAGCTTCAGAACATCCCTCTGTTTTAAAAGCTAAAGTAACATCACCCGGAGGGACTACAATACAAGGGCTTTTTGCACTGGAACAGGGAAACTTTAAGCACACTGTGATGAATGCAGTTGTTAAAGCCGCTAATCGTTCAAAAGAGTTGAGCAGATAA
- the hrcA gene encoding heat-inducible transcriptional repressor HrcA yields MEPEMLTDREQRVLEAIVRNFILSAAPTSSRYLSKQNGFEISAASIRNVMGDLEDRGFITQPHTSAGRVPTDKGYRYYVDRMMGPIDLPEQVKQSIRNSIVTIDQADLHLLMEAASKALSRATNQLGVILAPKLRKGVFRTIHVFSVGNGRYLMNVAIDSGFVKTMVVELHTELSHDRLVSACNILNARFSGKTLAQMCEDHLNELRDVGEVELGVIKLLVPSLRKIIEENEQEEVYADGETNVILQPEFFSRDRIGAVIEILEEKRLLMHLFEAENRKHSRPEVVISIGGENSKVQLRSFSIIKTTYKVGSMTGSLGVIGPKRMPYPQMVSAVSYTAKLLGELYT; encoded by the coding sequence ATGGAACCGGAAATGCTTACAGATAGAGAACAGAGGGTGTTGGAAGCAATAGTGAGGAACTTTATCCTTAGTGCTGCTCCTACAAGCTCTCGATATCTCTCAAAACAAAACGGATTTGAGATCTCTGCTGCATCAATTAGAAATGTAATGGGGGATCTTGAAGATAGGGGATTTATTACCCAACCGCACACCTCTGCTGGTCGTGTACCTACAGATAAGGGATATCGCTATTATGTCGATAGAATGATGGGGCCTATTGATCTGCCCGAGCAGGTAAAGCAGAGCATTCGTAATTCGATCGTGACTATTGACCAGGCGGATCTGCATCTGTTGATGGAAGCGGCTTCAAAGGCTTTGAGCAGGGCAACTAATCAGTTAGGTGTGATTCTTGCCCCAAAGCTGAGAAAAGGTGTATTTCGTACGATTCACGTATTTTCGGTTGGTAATGGACGGTATTTGATGAATGTTGCTATCGACTCGGGGTTTGTTAAAACCATGGTGGTCGAGTTGCACACTGAGCTTTCACACGACCGATTGGTGAGTGCGTGCAATATCCTTAATGCACGCTTCAGTGGTAAAACATTGGCCCAGATGTGTGAGGATCACCTAAATGAGTTAAGGGATGTGGGTGAGGTTGAGCTTGGAGTGATAAAGTTACTTGTACCGTCATTAAGGAAGATTATTGAAGAAAATGAACAGGAGGAGGTATATGCTGATGGTGAAACCAACGTTATACTTCAGCCTGAGTTTTTCAGTAGAGATCGAATCGGGGCTGTTATTGAGATCCTTGAGGAAAAAAGGCTCTTGATGCATCTGTTTGAGGCAGAGAATAGGAAACATTCTCGCCCGGAAGTTGTCATTTCAATAGGTGGTGAGAACAGCAAAGTTCAGCTCCGTTCCTTTAGTATCATAAAAACCACCTATAAAGTCGGAAGCATGACCGGTAGTTTAGGGGTTATTGGTCCAAAGCGCATGCCATATCCACAAATGGTTTCTGCTGTAAGCTATACTGCTAAGTTGTTGGGTGAATTGTATACCTGA
- the rho gene encoding transcription termination factor Rho — MNVAELKSMSMTELNDLAASHNVGEHRSLRRQELIFKILQAQAAQSGQMFAEGILEIMSDGFGFLRSPSNSYLSGPDDIYVSPSQIKRFYLKTGDSVSGQVRPPKDSERYFALLRVEMVNYEDPEECKKKINFDDLTPLFPDERFNLEYNKKDSATRIMNLLTPIGKGQRGLIVAPPRTGKTVLLKTIANAIIHNHPESSLIVLLIDERPEEVTDMQRSVKAEVISSTFDEPAERHVVVAEMAIERAKRLVEHNRDVVILLDSITRLARAHNTVAPHSGRILSGGVDSQALYKPKRFFGAARNIDNGGSLTIIATALIETGSRMDEVIFEEFKGTGNMELVLDRKIADRRIYPAMDLLRSGTRKEELLLSEEELNRMWILRKFLATMSPVEMMEFLREKMSNTKNNREFLDVMKS; from the coding sequence ATGAATGTTGCTGAGCTTAAAAGCATGTCAATGACGGAGCTCAATGATCTGGCCGCAAGTCACAATGTAGGAGAACATCGTAGTCTTCGCCGCCAGGAACTGATTTTCAAAATCCTTCAGGCTCAGGCTGCACAAAGTGGGCAGATGTTTGCTGAAGGTATACTTGAAATCATGTCTGATGGCTTCGGGTTCCTTCGCTCACCTTCAAACTCCTACCTGAGCGGTCCCGATGATATATATGTATCTCCTTCTCAAATCAAACGGTTCTATCTTAAAACCGGTGATTCTGTATCCGGTCAGGTTAGACCACCCAAAGATTCAGAGCGCTATTTCGCTCTTTTACGGGTTGAGATGGTTAACTATGAGGATCCCGAAGAGTGTAAGAAAAAGATAAATTTTGATGATTTGACACCGCTGTTTCCCGATGAGCGATTTAATCTGGAATACAACAAAAAAGATAGTGCTACCCGGATAATGAATTTGTTAACTCCTATAGGGAAAGGGCAGCGTGGGTTGATTGTTGCTCCACCGAGAACAGGAAAAACCGTTCTTTTAAAAACGATCGCCAATGCTATCATTCACAACCATCCAGAATCATCTCTGATAGTTCTGTTAATAGATGAACGTCCGGAAGAAGTTACTGATATGCAGCGCTCTGTTAAAGCTGAAGTAATTAGTTCTACCTTTGATGAACCAGCCGAGCGACATGTTGTAGTAGCAGAGATGGCAATTGAGAGGGCCAAACGTTTGGTAGAACATAACCGGGATGTCGTAATTTTACTGGATAGTATTACCCGTCTTGCCCGTGCTCATAATACGGTAGCACCACACTCCGGGCGTATACTCTCCGGTGGTGTCGACTCTCAAGCCCTCTACAAACCTAAGAGATTTTTCGGTGCTGCAAGAAACATCGATAACGGTGGTAGCTTAACCATCATAGCAACTGCGCTTATCGAAACAGGCAGCCGGATGGATGAGGTTATTTTTGAAGAATTTAAAGGCACCGGGAATATGGAACTTGTGCTTGATAGAAAAATTGCTGATCGTCGTATCTACCCTGCTATGGACTTGCTCAGAAGCGGAACTCGGAAAGAGGAGTTGTTGCTTAGCGAAGAGGAACTTAACAGAATGTGGATTCTGAGAAAGTTTCTGGCAACGATGAGCCCTGTTGAGATGATGGAGTTTCTTAGAGAGAAAATGTCCAACACTAAGAACAACAGAGAATTTTTGGATGTGATGAAAAGCTAA
- a CDS encoding nucleotide exchange factor GrpE — MATNEEEVEKQQNQNQKEASKDQEELKEDSSESQQEEELQEKEAPEVSELDSLKAELEATNDKYVRLMAEFENYKKRASRDYERLVETANEKLMLELVEVRENFERAIKAAEQGGELKQFLEGTELIYTKFVSVLEKNGLQAFGEPGEEFDPQIHDALMKADNEKIPEDHIAEVFERGYKIKERVVKHARVIVSSGSSQK; from the coding sequence ATGGCTACTAATGAGGAAGAGGTTGAGAAACAGCAAAATCAAAACCAGAAAGAAGCATCCAAAGATCAGGAAGAGCTAAAAGAGGATAGCTCTGAGAGCCAGCAAGAAGAAGAGCTCCAGGAAAAGGAAGCGCCTGAAGTAAGTGAACTTGATTCACTCAAAGCCGAGCTTGAGGCAACGAATGATAAATACGTCAGGCTGATGGCAGAGTTTGAAAATTACAAAAAAAGAGCAAGCAGGGACTACGAGCGTTTAGTAGAAACTGCTAATGAGAAACTGATGCTTGAGCTTGTAGAGGTTAGGGAGAATTTTGAGCGTGCAATTAAAGCTGCTGAGCAGGGCGGAGAGCTCAAACAGTTTCTGGAGGGTACCGAGCTTATTTATACAAAATTTGTTAGTGTGCTGGAAAAAAATGGATTGCAAGCCTTTGGTGAGCCAGGGGAAGAATTTGATCCTCAGATTCATGATGCCTTAATGAAAGCAGACAATGAAAAAATTCCTGAAGATCATATAGCTGAGGTATTTGAGAGGGGATACAAAATCAAGGAAAGAGTTGTAAAGCATGCAAGAGTGATTGTATCCAGTGGCTCGTCTCAGAAGTAG
- a CDS encoding class I SAM-dependent methyltransferase — translation MLQFRIGSILTTLVVVCMIGCYEEEGERSIPRTPDVHFVPTPHKVVDVMLNLADVQRDDIVYDLGCGDGRIVIAAAKKSGCRAWGFDIDPEMVAISRENVRKERVHRLVTIEEKDIFELDLTEATVITLYLLPHLNVQLLPQLDELKPGTRIVSHAFNIAGIKPDVVARVYREDGGVSFVFMYTTPLERVSDEEFEDIFDEDELETTPG, via the coding sequence TTGTTACAGTTTAGAATTGGATCCATACTAACCACTCTTGTAGTTGTTTGTATGATAGGATGTTATGAAGAGGAGGGTGAAAGAAGTATTCCACGCACCCCTGATGTTCATTTTGTACCAACACCACACAAAGTTGTAGACGTAATGCTTAACCTTGCAGATGTTCAAAGGGATGATATCGTTTATGATCTTGGTTGCGGTGATGGGCGAATAGTAATTGCTGCTGCAAAAAAGAGTGGGTGTAGGGCATGGGGATTTGATATTGACCCTGAGATGGTTGCAATCTCAAGAGAAAACGTACGCAAAGAGAGGGTTCACAGACTCGTCACTATCGAAGAAAAAGACATTTTTGAACTCGATTTAACTGAAGCCACTGTTATCACCCTGTATCTACTTCCCCACTTAAATGTTCAATTGCTTCCACAACTCGATGAATTAAAACCAGGTACCAGAATTGTCTCTCATGCATTCAATATTGCCGGAATAAAACCAGATGTTGTGGCAAGAGTTTATAGAGAGGATGGTGGAGTAAGTTTCGTTTTCATGTATACAACTCCGCTTGAAAGGGTTTCGGATGAGGAGTTTGAGGATATCTTTGATGAGGACGAGCTTGAAACAACACCAGGATAA
- the groES gene encoding co-chaperone GroES → MNVKPLADRIIVRPMGAEEKTAGGIIIPDNAKEKPQKGEVVAVGAGKISDSGQKIEMTLKEGDKVLYGKYSGTEVTIDNEEYLIMRESDVLATL, encoded by the coding sequence ATGAACGTAAAACCACTGGCAGACCGGATCATCGTTCGGCCCATGGGTGCCGAAGAGAAAACTGCAGGCGGTATTATCATCCCTGATAATGCAAAGGAAAAACCACAAAAAGGGGAAGTCGTTGCTGTTGGTGCAGGAAAAATCAGTGACAGTGGACAGAAAATTGAAATGACCCTTAAAGAGGGTGATAAGGTGCTTTATGGAAAGTACTCTGGAACCGAAGTGACTATCGATAACGAGGAATACCTCATTATGCGTGAAAGCGATGTTCTTGCAACTCTTTAA